From the Nitrospirota bacterium genome, the window CGGTGATGATCACGTCTCTTTCTTTTGGGAACCTGAGCCTCCTGCTTGATGTGTCGAGTGTCGCAAACATCTTGTCTTCAACAAACGTCGCGCTTTTTGTGAGGTTGTTGAGCAGCGTTGATTTCCCTGCATTTGTATAACCGATAATTGAAATTATCGGAAGCCCAAGCTCAACCCTGCGCGACTTCCTCTGCTGCCTTGCGCGGCTCAGGGATTCAAGCTGTTTTTCAAGCAGGGTTATCCTGTCTCTTACCCTTCTTCTGTCAACTTCAAGCTTCATTTCACCAGGGCCTCTTCCGCCGATGCCGCCCATTAAGCGGGACATCGCGGTCCCTTTACCGGTAAGCCTCGGAAGCCTGTAGCTCAATTGCGCAAGCTCGACCTGCACCTTTCCGTCCCTGCTGTGCGCGCGCCGGGCAAAAATATCGAGGATGAGCTGTGAACGGTCAATGACCTTCAGCTCCGTCAGATCACCTATCGCTTTAATTTGTGAAGGATTCAGGTCCTGATCAAAGATCAACAGCGTTGCGCCCTTATTCAATGCATTTATCACCAGGTCTTTTATCTTTCCCTGGCCCATGAGAAACTTAGGGTTGATCTCCTTCGGTTTCTGTAGCACGGTGTCGAGGACAACGACATTGCTTGAATCCGCAAGCTCCTTCAGTTCTTCCATTGATTCTTCCTGCGCGTGCCTCGGCCCTGTTGATACGCTTACAAGGATCGCGCGCTCACGCTTGTCTTTTACATCAAACCCTTTTCTCTGGGATTGCAGGCTGTCCTCGGTTGCCGAGACCATCACATCAAAGTCTTCAAAGGCGGTCTCGATCCTTTGAAAAGGGAAAGGCCCTTTTATTTCATATGATGTTTTTGCATCGGTTGAGAAAAGATGAGCAAGTGAAACATTGTCAGGCTGTCCGTCCTTTAATCCAATGACGATAAGAGCGTCAAGCCTCAGGAGTGAAAGGTCTGTAATGTCATCCTGATTTATCGCCTCGCTCTTAAGGTGTGTATGGATCAGCCTGAGGCCGCGGAGGACCTTTCTGCCGAGGGGATGATTTTCAAGTTCGGGAATAAATATCCCCCTTGCATCACCCACGATCACATGATGTATATCTCCGTCCCTGTCAGCAAGCACCCCGATCTGCCGCCCAATCGCGTCAGACCATTCAGCCATGTACCTTGCGAGCTCAGCAGTCAGCGCCTTGTCTTTTGGAATACGCCTCCTGTAGATTTTCTCAAGCGCCTTGATCTCGCTTCCCTTTAAGCCTGAGATGTTACCGTGAACAGATGGGATGATGACCTCCGTGATAAAGTTTTATTTGTAATTATAACAAAAGGGGAGAATGGGGGTATTATCTCTTTAATTCACTTTTTAATACAGGAAGTGTCCCTGCTGGTTTCTTATTAGCCAACCGAGATAATCATATTGTATTTGTCCCTTAACCATGTCCCTTAATGTCCCTTATCTTTTCTGAAATTGCTGGAGAAAGCAGATAATGCGTGCCCTTCTTTTCACCCTGTTTTACCAGCAGCTTTTTTTCAACGAGACCGGTCAAGTCACGCGTTGACGTTCTTTTTATGCTATTGCAAAGAGACTGGCATTGCTCATTATCAATTTGATCATTAATGACTAAATATCTAATGATTTTGTCCTGCCTCGGATTCAAACCATAAGCGGCAAACTCTTTAAGAACTTTTTCAGAAATGATGACCCTTTTACCCTTTTCCTGAATTTCCGTCATCTGTGAGCGCAAGCCGGTCACAAAATATTCAAGCCAGCCGGTCATGTCCATATCATTGTTGCTGACCGACTGAATGGCCTTATAGTAGGCCGGCCTGTCTTTGTCGTAATATTCGGAAATGCTGAACAGCCGTTTGAAGTCGTACCCCGTTTTGTAGAGAACAAGAGTGGACAGAAGTCTCGCAGTTCTTCCGTTGCCGTCAATGAACGGATGAATATGGACAAACTGAAATTGCGCGATTCCTGCAAGAAGAACGGAAGGAAGTTCTTCTGCCCCGTTGAGCCAATTTACAAATTTCCGCATTAGATGCGGTACTTCAAGAGGTGAGGGAGGCGTATAAATGATCTCGCGGGTTCTGGAGTTGGCAACGTAGTTTTGAATCGTTCGATAATTGCCGGGGTCCGCCTTCTCGCCGCGCACGCCTTTGACCGTAACCTTGTGAAGCTCCCTGATAATGCCTTCGGTAATCGGGTCTTCCTTTCCAAGATATTTCGATATGAAATCCATAGCTTTTTTATAATTCAAAAGCTCCTTTTCATCGTCACGATTAATGCCCTTAAGCTTTTTGCCTTCAAGAATGTTTTGGGCCTGTTCAAGGCTTAATGCCGTGCCCTCGATATGAGTGGAATGGTGGGACTCAAGGATAAGGGCTTCTTTCTGCATGTCGGCAATCCATTCGTCCTTGAGCTTGACCGCGTCAAGAAAACCGCGAACGCGCTCGATTTCAACAAGGGCCTTGTTGATCTTGGGTGTTATTGTGAATTTCGGATTAAACGGCATTGTTTAATTCCCGCCCTCTTTCCTCAATGACGAGGTTGCGTTTTAATCGCCAACTCGTTTGAGGGTGCCGGATATTGCGGCCTTTTTCCATTACCGTTATTTTATTCCTTCTTCTATTTTGTATGACATAGTAATTTCATAGATGCTTATTCAGTATCAATTTTTCTTTTAATCCATTGGGGTAGATGAAAGATAATTTCTTCCTTTCAAAAATTGGAGTTGCTTTATGTATAACCCGATAAAGCTAAATCAACCTTTGCCGGTTGTTGTCCACTTTTAATTTCGTCCAACTTGCCAAAGGGAAGACCTTCAAGTTCTTCAAGAACATCCTCAATTTCTCAAAGAGTTTTGATTTCCGACAATTTTACTTTAAAAGTGATAAAAGTTTAAAGCTCGGCTTTGATAAGCTTCTGAAGCCTCTCGATTTAGTGTTTGCACCATATAAATATTCCTTCTACCCCTTAATCCTTCTTTTCTCGCTCACACTTAATTCCTTGAAATTCTCACTTGAAACAACTTTTTTGCCTGAGCGTTTCTCAATATCTTTCCTGGTCCTGCCCGCTACCGCCCCGCCGTCCTTAGCATCTTTTTTCAGCGGGACAAAACCCTTTGAGTCTCTGTCCCTCGTCAGTTTTGTTGTAGTAGCCTCGGCAAGCATCGTAAGAATAAGTTCGATGTCGTTCATGTGGTCCCGCAGGTTTTCTCTTTCAAGGTTCTTGAGCTTCTTGTATTCCTCAACCTTAAGATCAAATGTCCCCTGCATGATCTCATTAGTCAGGATTGCGAATTCCCTTTCCGTCTGGACTCCCCTGTTGTTCCACTCTCCTGTAAGGCCCTGGCGAACAGCGATCCCGCGCAGCCTTTTGTCAATCCAGTCTTTGGGATAACCCTTTTTCTCATAAAGCTCCTTCATCCTCTCCATTGCCAGTTGAGGGTCTTCGATCTCGTCAATCCTTTCCTTTCCAACTTTTGCCAGCCAGCGTTTCAACGGTTCAACTCTTGGAGAAGGAATTGACTGGATGACACGAAACATGGTTTCGGTATTGGCGCAATCGGTTAGGCGCATCTTGCCGTCAGGAGCAGCCATTTTCAAGTGTACGATTTTTTCGTACGTTTCGTTAAACCCCTCATTAACAAGCTTTCTTTTAAGATCGCTCCAGTATCGCTTGGGAATACTGCTGTCAGTTAAAACCTCGATAACATCAATGATCGAAAACCACCACTCATTGTTATGGATGGTTTTTCTGATCCTTTTCCCTTCAAAGATAGTTAGCTTGTTTTCTTCCATATGTCCCCCCTCCTTTGAAATTATACTTGGATGTTCAATTATACAATATAAGCAGAATTGCCTGATAATAAA encodes:
- the hflX gene encoding GTPase HflX, with protein sequence MAEWSDAIGRQIGVLADRDGDIHHVIVGDARGIFIPELENHPLGRKVLRGLRLIHTHLKSEAINQDDITDLSLLRLDALIVIGLKDGQPDNVSLAHLFSTDAKTSYEIKGPFPFQRIETAFEDFDVMVSATEDSLQSQRKGFDVKDKRERAILVSVSTGPRHAQEESMEELKELADSSNVVVLDTVLQKPKEINPKFLMGQGKIKDLVINALNKGATLLIFDQDLNPSQIKAIGDLTELKVIDRSQLILDIFARRAHSRDGKVQVELAQLSYRLPRLTGKGTAMSRLMGGIGGRGPGEMKLEVDRRRVRDRITLLEKQLESLSRARQQRKSRRVELGLPIISIIGYTNAGKSTLLNNLTKSATFVEDKMFATLDTSSRRLRFPKERDVIITDTVGFIRDLPKDLFSAFRSTLEELEDADLLLHVVDVSNPRFEQHMKSVDKILSDLGVSQKPQLLAFNKEDLVNREVVENVCKRFGGISISAKKPETFHKLMAAIENKLWPL
- a CDS encoding Fic family protein, whose protein sequence is MPFNPKFTITPKINKALVEIERVRGFLDAVKLKDEWIADMQKEALILESHHSTHIEGTALSLEQAQNILEGKKLKGINRDDEKELLNYKKAMDFISKYLGKEDPITEGIIRELHKVTVKGVRGEKADPGNYRTIQNYVANSRTREIIYTPPSPLEVPHLMRKFVNWLNGAEELPSVLLAGIAQFQFVHIHPFIDGNGRTARLLSTLVLYKTGYDFKRLFSISEYYDKDRPAYYKAIQSVSNNDMDMTGWLEYFVTGLRSQMTEIQEKGKRVIISEKVLKEFAAYGLNPRQDKIIRYLVINDQIDNEQCQSLCNSIKRTSTRDLTGLVEKKLLVKQGEKKGTHYLLSPAISEKIRDIKGHG
- a CDS encoding Bro-N domain-containing protein; protein product: MEENKLTIFEGKRIRKTIHNNEWWFSIIDVIEVLTDSSIPKRYWSDLKRKLVNEGFNETYEKIVHLKMAAPDGKMRLTDCANTETMFRVIQSIPSPRVEPLKRWLAKVGKERIDEIEDPQLAMERMKELYEKKGYPKDWIDKRLRGIAVRQGLTGEWNNRGVQTEREFAILTNEIMQGTFDLKVEEYKKLKNLERENLRDHMNDIELILTMLAEATTTKLTRDRDSKGFVPLKKDAKDGGAVAGRTRKDIEKRSGKKVVSSENFKELSVSEKRRIKG